A section of the Hemibagrus wyckioides isolate EC202008001 linkage group LG04, SWU_Hwy_1.0, whole genome shotgun sequence genome encodes:
- the dnaja2b gene encoding dnaJ homolog subfamily A member 2b: MANVADTKLYDILGVSPSATENELKKAYRKLAKEYHPDKNPNAGDKFKEISFAYEVLTNPEKKELYDRYGEQGLREGGGGGAGMEDIFSHIFGGGLFGFMGGQSSRNRNGGRQRGEDMVHPLKVSLEDLYNGKTTKLQLSKNILCSACNGQGGKTGAVQKCTACRGRGMRIMIRQLAPGMVQQMQTVCNDCNGEGEVISERDRCKQCEGRKVCKEVKTLEVHVDKGMRHGQKITFSGEADQAPNTEPGDIILVLQEKEHEEFRRDFNDLHMCRTIGLVEALCGFQLTLTHLDGRHLLIKYPAGKVIEPGAVRVVRGEGMPQYRNPFEKGDLYIKFDVRFPDNGWLSTEKLTELEYLLPSRDEDIAITADSEEVDLQEFDMSQGSSGGQRREAYNDSSDEEGGPHGPGVQCAHQ; the protein is encoded by the exons ATGGCGAACGTAGCGGACACCAAACTCTATGACATCCTCGGAGTTTCTCCTTCGGCTACCGAGAACGAGCTGAAAAAG gcGTATCGCAAACTGGCAAAAGAGTATCACCCTGATAAGAATCCCAATGCAGGAGACAAG tttaaGGAGATCAGCTTTGCGTACGAGGTGTTGACTAACCCTGAGAAGAAGGAGCTGTATGACCGGTATGGAGAGCAGGGTCTGCGTgagggaggtggaggtggagctgGGATGGAGGACATTTTCTCACACATCTTTGGCGGAGGTCTGTTTGGGTTCATGGGCGGTCAGAGCAGCAGGAACCGAAATGGGGGACGACAGAGGGGAGAGGACATGGTGCATCCACTCAA GGTGTCGTTAGAAGATCTTTACAACGGCAAAACCACCAAACTCCAGCTGAGCAAGAACATCCTGTGTAGTGCCTGCAATGG tcagGGGGGAAAGACGGGCGCGGTGCAGAAGTGTACTGCGTGCAGAGGCAGAGGGATGAGGATCATGATCAGACAGCTGGCTCCTGGTATGGTCCAACAAATGCAGACGGTGTGTAATGACTGCAACGGAGAAG GTGAGGTGATCAGCGAGAGAGACAGGTGCAAACAGTGTGAGGGCCGTAAGGTGTGTAAGGAGGTGAAGACGTTGGAGGTGCACGTGGATAAGGGAATGAGACACGGGCAGAAGATCACGTTCAGTGGAGAAGCGGATCAGGCTCCAAACACCGAGCCTGGAGATATTATACTGGTGCTGCAGGAGAAGGAACATGAG gagttcCGCAGGGACTTTAATGACCTGCACATGTGTCGGACTATCGGCCTGGTGGAGGCGCTGTGCGGATTCCAGCTCACTCTGACACACCTTGACGGGCGACACCTCCTCATCAAATACCCTGCTGGAAAAGTCATTGAGCCAG GTGCTGTGAGGGTGGTGCGTGGAGAGGGAATGCCGCAGTATAGGAACCCATTTGAGAAAGGAGATCTCTACATCAAGTTTGACGTTAGGTTCCCGGATAACGGCTGGCTCAGTACCGAGAAGCTAACG gaactGGAGTATCTGTTACCGTCACGTGATGAGGACATCGCCATCACGGCTGACTCTGAGGAGGTCGACCTGCAGGAGTTCGACATGAGTCAGGGGTCATCTGGAGGTCAACGGCGTGAAGCTTATAATGACAGCTCAGATGAGGAGGGCGGTCCACACGGGCCGGGGGTGCAGTGCGCCCACCAGTAA